One Methylobacterium sp. AMS5 genomic region harbors:
- a CDS encoding MucR family transcriptional regulator: MSLEDSSAGDHVALVVDIVSAYVGNNSLAVGELPGLITSVHGALAQLSNKPSEPEEVAPTPAVSIRRSIQQDFLICLEDGKKFKSLKRHLRTRYNLSPDEYRARWNLPDDYPMVAPSYAATRSALARTMGLGQQRRKWPSKTATETAAEPAPETAASAPRRRGRARSGEAV, encoded by the coding sequence ATGTCGCTTGAGGATAGCTCCGCTGGCGATCACGTGGCCTTGGTTGTCGATATCGTGTCGGCCTATGTCGGGAATAACTCCCTGGCGGTCGGGGAATTGCCCGGGTTGATCACGTCGGTTCACGGTGCGCTGGCACAATTGTCGAATAAGCCAAGTGAGCCTGAAGAGGTGGCCCCGACGCCGGCCGTGTCGATCCGGCGTTCGATCCAGCAGGATTTCCTCATTTGCCTCGAAGACGGCAAAAAATTCAAATCGCTCAAGCGGCATCTGCGGACGCGCTACAATCTCTCGCCCGACGAGTACCGTGCGCGCTGGAACCTGCCGGACGACTATCCGATGGTCGCACCGAGCTACGCCGCGACCCGGTCTGCCCTTGCTCGGACCATGGGCCTCGGCCAGCAGCGCCGGAAGTGGCCCTCCAAGACGGCGACGGAGACCGCCGCCGAACCGGCCCCTGAGACCGCCGCCTCGGCGCCGCGTCGCCGTGGCCGGGCTCGTTCCGGGGAGGCGGTCTGA
- a CDS encoding restriction endonuclease: MSGRSTIATRLFWAVVLGGAAAIRYGAPALAATGAVCLAILLHRLDRPRRFRARVRRIARRHAATLALRRRQERFLDAYGNTIEDGWLREREYFVERTVLPLVEQRGFSDYAEPRFDEMVEIVERVACTHERPDEMETPEDGVAYERYCAELLGEAGWDARPTGASGDQGCDVIAEKAGLRLIVQCKRYGRPVGNAAVQEVAAATLHWSGDMAAVVSNAGFTPAARKLAGTTGVLLLHHDDLATLVPTRRAGRRALAAGR, translated from the coding sequence ATGTCCGGCCGGTCGACCATCGCCACGCGCCTGTTCTGGGCCGTCGTCCTCGGGGGCGCCGCCGCCATTCGTTATGGAGCACCGGCTCTCGCCGCCACGGGCGCGGTCTGCCTCGCGATCCTCCTCCATCGCCTCGACCGGCCGCGCCGCTTCCGCGCACGCGTGCGTCGCATCGCCCGGCGCCACGCCGCGACGCTCGCCCTGCGACGTCGGCAGGAGCGCTTCCTCGACGCCTACGGCAATACGATCGAGGACGGCTGGCTGCGCGAGCGCGAATATTTCGTCGAGCGCACCGTCCTGCCGCTCGTCGAGCAGCGCGGCTTTTCCGATTACGCCGAGCCGCGCTTCGATGAGATGGTGGAGATCGTCGAGCGGGTGGCCTGCACGCACGAACGGCCCGACGAAATGGAGACACCGGAAGACGGGGTCGCCTATGAACGATACTGCGCCGAACTTCTGGGCGAGGCGGGCTGGGATGCCCGGCCTACGGGGGCGAGCGGCGACCAGGGATGCGACGTGATCGCCGAGAAGGCGGGCCTGCGCCTGATCGTGCAGTGCAAGCGCTACGGCCGCCCGGTCGGCAATGCGGCGGTGCAGGAGGTGGCGGCTGCCACCTTGCATTGGTCGGGCGACATGGCGGCCGTGGTCTCGAATGCCGGATTCACGCCTGCCGCCCGCAAGCTCGCCGGCACCACCGGCGTCCTGCTCCTCCATCACGACGACCTCGCGACCCTGGTTCCGACCCGCCGGGCCGGCCGCCGTGCGCTGGCGGCCGGGCGCTGA
- a CDS encoding PepSY-associated TM helix domain-containing protein, which yields MARSVFVLLHRWAGLTIAAFLLVAGLTGAVISWDHELDDWLNPRLHTVESRGAAIPALDLARQFEARDPRARVSYLPLASEAGESLSLFVMPRVDAATGSLHKLGYNQVFLDPVTGAELGRREWGQVWPITRETLISFLYKLHYSLHLPEMWGEERWGIWLLGIVAVVWMLDSFVGFYLTLPVRKPANPERPAAVERQLGRGWWSRWKPAWKVKTAGSPYRVTFDLHRAFSLWTFALLFVLAFTAFSLNLYREVFLPLMSSVSQVTPEPSNTRPFVSPLKPIEPGVDYAQILEAAQAEGQRRGWKEPVGALAYAPMQGFYTARFFEPGDDHGAAGVGPAAIYFDGGDGRVIGDRQPWVGTAADIFVQAQFPVHSGRILGLPGRILISFMGLVVAMLSVTGVVIWWRKRAARLSVRRKAVALPARTVSRPVPAE from the coding sequence ATGGCGCGCTCCGTTTTCGTCCTTCTCCACCGCTGGGCCGGTCTGACGATCGCCGCCTTCCTGCTCGTGGCGGGGCTCACCGGCGCGGTGATCTCCTGGGACCACGAACTCGACGATTGGCTGAACCCGCGTCTCCATACGGTCGAGAGCCGCGGTGCGGCGATCCCCGCCCTCGACCTTGCCCGGCAGTTCGAGGCCCGGGATCCACGCGCCCGCGTCTCCTATCTCCCGCTCGCGTCTGAAGCGGGCGAGTCGCTATCCCTGTTCGTGATGCCGCGGGTCGATGCGGCGACCGGCAGCCTGCACAAGCTCGGATACAATCAGGTCTTCCTCGACCCTGTCACCGGGGCCGAACTCGGACGGCGGGAATGGGGTCAGGTCTGGCCGATCACCCGCGAGACGCTGATCTCGTTCCTGTACAAGCTGCACTACTCCCTGCACCTGCCGGAGATGTGGGGCGAGGAGCGCTGGGGCATCTGGCTGCTCGGGATCGTCGCCGTCGTCTGGATGCTCGATTCTTTCGTCGGCTTCTATCTGACGCTGCCGGTGCGCAAACCCGCCAACCCGGAGCGCCCGGCGGCGGTCGAGCGGCAGCTCGGACGGGGCTGGTGGTCCCGCTGGAAGCCCGCCTGGAAGGTGAAGACCGCGGGCAGCCCCTACCGCGTGACCTTCGATCTGCACCGCGCCTTCAGCCTCTGGACCTTCGCGCTGCTGTTCGTGCTCGCTTTCACGGCGTTCTCGCTCAACCTCTACCGCGAGGTGTTCCTGCCGCTGATGTCGAGCGTCTCGCAAGTGACGCCCGAACCATCGAACACCCGCCCCTTCGTCTCGCCGCTCAAGCCGATCGAGCCGGGGGTGGATTATGCCCAAATCCTCGAGGCGGCGCAGGCGGAGGGGCAACGCCGCGGCTGGAAGGAGCCGGTCGGCGCGCTCGCCTACGCGCCGATGCAGGGCTTCTACACCGCCCGGTTCTTCGAGCCCGGCGACGACCACGGCGCCGCGGGCGTCGGCCCGGCGGCGATCTATTTCGACGGTGGGGACGGCCGGGTGATCGGCGACCGCCAACCCTGGGTCGGCACCGCCGCCGATATTTTCGTGCAGGCGCAGTTCCCGGTGCATTCGGGCCGCATCCTCGGCCTGCCCGGCCGCATCCTGATCTCCTTCATGGGGCTCGTCGTCGCGATGCTGTCGGTCACCGGCGTGGTGATCTGGTGGCGCAAGCGCGCGGCGCGGCTGTCGGTTCGACGCAAGGCCGTCGCGCTGCCCGCCCGGACCGTCAGTCGGCCCGTGCCGGCGGAGTAG
- a CDS encoding PBP1A family penicillin-binding protein gives MAQSRGRKPRSEPTFDIPEGSEPGRLDVRLSRNDRSAGGPRASAGRPASAPKARARKASGGGSGRRPPRRRSWLGRLVYAGVVLGIWVAIGLAGLIAYHASQLPPIDQLAVPKRPPNIAILASDGSLLANRGETGGRVVSIKELPPYLPRAFVAIEDRRFYDHFGIDPVGIARAITQNLTRRGVAQGGSTLTQQLAKNLFLTPERSASRKIQEAILALWLEHKYSKDEILELYLNRVYFGAGAYGVEAAAQRYFGKPAKNVTLAEAAMLGGLVQAPSRLAPNRNLKAAQARAAQVLAAMEELGFAKSADAKVALAQPARPASTRGGGSPNYVADLVMDVLDDFLPKFDDDIVVATTVDASMQTAGEKALTDELNAKGGRYNVAQGALVSMRPDGAIRALVGGRDYAQSQFNRATTAKRQPGSAFKPFVYLAAVERGLTPDTMREDAPVRIGNWAPENYSHNYRGPVSLREALALSLNTVAVKLGQEVGPKAVVQTAQRLGISSSLQANGSIALGTSEVTPLELVGAYCAFANGGTGVIPYVIASIKSATGKVLYKRGEGGLGRVIDPNAVGMMNAMMHDVFTMGTAKKADIPGWELAGKTGTSQEFRDAWFVGYSATLVTGVWLGNDDGEPTKRASGGSLPVEIWKAYMTTALKGEKPVGLPGMNRWRAPRPEAAPERDSGPGGLIGALLGEPEQTASALPPRSVPQGRGPSRDDRNFLEKLFGVGD, from the coding sequence ATGGCGCAGTCTCGCGGACGCAAACCTCGCAGCGAACCGACCTTCGACATTCCGGAGGGGAGCGAGCCGGGCCGCCTCGACGTGCGCCTGTCGCGCAACGACCGGTCGGCGGGTGGGCCGCGGGCTTCGGCCGGCCGCCCCGCTTCGGCGCCGAAGGCGCGTGCGCGCAAGGCCTCCGGCGGCGGCAGCGGCCGGCGCCCGCCGCGGCGGCGCTCCTGGCTCGGCCGTCTGGTCTATGCCGGCGTCGTCCTCGGCATCTGGGTGGCGATCGGGCTGGCCGGCCTCATCGCCTACCACGCCTCGCAATTGCCGCCGATCGATCAGCTCGCGGTTCCCAAGCGCCCGCCCAACATCGCGATTCTGGCCAGCGACGGCAGCCTGCTCGCCAACCGCGGCGAGACCGGCGGCCGCGTCGTCTCGATCAAGGAATTGCCGCCCTACCTGCCGCGCGCCTTCGTCGCGATCGAGGACCGGCGGTTCTACGACCATTTCGGCATCGATCCCGTGGGCATCGCCCGCGCGATCACCCAGAACCTGACCCGCCGCGGCGTGGCGCAGGGCGGCTCGACGCTGACCCAGCAGCTCGCCAAGAACCTGTTCCTCACCCCCGAGCGGTCGGCTTCGCGAAAGATCCAGGAGGCGATCCTGGCGCTGTGGCTGGAGCACAAATACTCGAAGGACGAGATCCTCGAACTCTATCTCAACCGGGTCTATTTCGGTGCCGGCGCCTACGGCGTCGAGGCCGCGGCCCAGCGCTATTTCGGCAAACCCGCCAAGAACGTGACGCTGGCGGAGGCTGCCATGCTCGGCGGCCTGGTGCAGGCGCCCTCGCGCCTCGCGCCGAACCGCAACCTGAAGGCGGCGCAGGCCCGCGCCGCCCAGGTGCTCGCGGCGATGGAGGAACTGGGCTTTGCCAAGAGCGCCGACGCGAAGGTCGCGCTGGCCCAGCCGGCCCGGCCCGCTTCGACCCGTGGCGGCGGCTCGCCGAATTACGTCGCCGACCTCGTGATGGACGTGCTCGACGACTTCCTGCCGAAGTTCGACGACGACATCGTCGTCGCCACCACCGTCGATGCGAGCATGCAGACGGCGGGCGAGAAGGCGCTCACCGACGAACTCAATGCCAAGGGCGGACGCTACAACGTCGCCCAGGGTGCCCTCGTGTCGATGCGGCCGGACGGGGCGATCCGTGCCCTCGTCGGCGGGCGCGACTACGCCCAGAGCCAGTTCAACCGCGCCACCACCGCCAAGCGCCAGCCGGGCTCGGCCTTCAAGCCCTTCGTGTACCTCGCGGCGGTCGAGCGCGGCCTGACCCCCGACACGATGCGCGAGGACGCGCCCGTGCGGATCGGCAACTGGGCGCCGGAGAACTACTCGCACAACTATCGCGGCCCGGTTTCCTTGCGCGAGGCGCTGGCGCTCTCGCTCAACACGGTGGCGGTGAAACTCGGCCAGGAAGTCGGCCCGAAGGCGGTGGTGCAGACTGCCCAGCGGCTCGGCATCTCGTCCTCGCTCCAGGCCAACGGCTCGATCGCGCTCGGCACCTCGGAGGTGACGCCGCTCGAACTGGTGGGCGCCTACTGCGCCTTCGCCAATGGCGGCACCGGTGTGATTCCCTACGTCATCGCCAGCATCAAGAGCGCCACCGGCAAGGTGCTCTACAAGCGCGGCGAGGGCGGGCTCGGCCGCGTCATCGATCCCAACGCCGTCGGCATGATGAACGCCATGATGCACGACGTCTTCACCATGGGCACGGCCAAGAAGGCCGACATCCCGGGTTGGGAACTGGCCGGAAAGACCGGCACCAGCCAGGAGTTCCGCGATGCGTGGTTCGTCGGCTACTCGGCCACCCTGGTGACCGGGGTCTGGCTCGGCAACGACGACGGCGAGCCGACCAAACGCGCCTCGGGCGGCAGCCTGCCGGTGGAGATCTGGAAAGCCTACATGACGACGGCGCTCAAGGGCGAGAAGCCGGTGGGCCTGCCGGGCATGAACCGCTGGCGGGCGCCCCGGCCCGAGGCCGCTCCTGAGCGCGATTCCGGACCCGGCGGCCTGATCGGCGCGCTGCTCGGCGAGCCGGAGCAGACGGCTTCCGCCCTCCCCCCTCGCTCGGTTCCTCAAGGACGCGGTCCGAGCCGGGACGATCGCAACTTCCTCGAGAAGCTGTTCGGGGTCGGCGATTAG
- a CDS encoding adenylate/guanylate cyclase domain-containing protein — translation MLPHHRWFWLLILLAAGGAGLLYNVIFAGGASPAAGFTYGLCVGVSALAFDRGVLLAGVQSRIRRLPAGLYVVAAELSYVAMIVVGNALGGFVVWLLGLTGDSLEEAVRTTPRVLAYALAVSALLVFVIRMRDLIGGEVFINFLVGRYHRPVEEERIFLFLDVVGSTAFAETHGDLRAQEYLSAVFATLAEPVRRFYGSTDDYIGDLAMITWPMERGLKDARCVECLFAVRERIEAEAEGWEARFGTVPRLRAGLHGGPVVTAEVGVDRHKIAYFGDAVNVVARVEALCRPLGVDTLISEDLLKRLPRLPEGVVVRPLGTHALRGRGQPLAVATLERRGTAALAEETAPRIAAAP, via the coding sequence ATGCTGCCGCACCATCGCTGGTTCTGGCTTCTCATCCTGCTCGCCGCGGGCGGCGCGGGGTTGCTCTACAACGTCATCTTCGCCGGCGGTGCGAGCCCGGCGGCCGGCTTTACCTACGGCCTGTGTGTCGGCGTCTCGGCGCTGGCCTTCGACCGTGGCGTGCTGCTGGCCGGCGTCCAGTCGCGCATCCGGCGTCTGCCCGCCGGGCTCTACGTCGTCGCGGCGGAACTCTCCTACGTGGCGATGATCGTCGTCGGCAACGCGCTCGGCGGCTTCGTCGTCTGGCTGCTCGGCCTGACCGGCGACAGCCTGGAGGAGGCGGTGCGCACCACGCCGCGGGTGCTGGCCTACGCGCTCGCCGTCTCGGCCCTGCTCGTCTTCGTGATCCGCATGCGCGACCTGATCGGCGGCGAAGTCTTCATCAACTTCCTCGTCGGGCGTTACCATCGCCCGGTGGAGGAGGAGCGCATCTTCCTGTTCCTCGACGTGGTCGGATCGACCGCCTTCGCCGAGACCCACGGCGACCTGCGGGCGCAGGAATATCTCAGTGCCGTCTTCGCGACCCTCGCCGAGCCGGTGCGCCGGTTCTACGGCTCGACCGACGACTATATCGGCGATCTGGCCATGATCACTTGGCCGATGGAGCGCGGCCTGAAGGATGCGCGCTGCGTCGAGTGCCTGTTCGCGGTGCGCGAGCGCATCGAGGCGGAAGCGGAGGGCTGGGAAGCCCGCTTCGGCACCGTGCCGCGCCTGCGGGCGGGCCTGCATGGCGGCCCGGTGGTGACGGCCGAAGTCGGAGTGGACCGGCACAAGATCGCTTATTTCGGGGACGCGGTGAATGTGGTCGCCCGCGTCGAGGCGCTGTGCCGCCCGCTCGGCGTCGATACCTTGATCTCCGAGGATCTGCTGAAGCGGCTGCCGCGGCTACCCGAGGGCGTCGTGGTGAGACCGCTCGGCACCCACGCCCTGCGCGGGCGCGGTCAGCCCCTCGCCGTCGCCACCCTCGAACGCAGGGGAACCGCCGCGCTTGCCGAGGAAACGGCGCCGCGGATCGCCGCCGCGCCGTAG
- a CDS encoding MAPEG family protein: protein MIFPTTTAFYAAILGLIYAGLTGWVIAGRLTGSVLFGDGGQDALQRRIRSHGNFQEYVPLTLLLIALYEGSGGSHGWVQGLLIVLVIARILHPIGMFAPTNSPRQFACRGGGILATLAIMTVAAILLLLRVG from the coding sequence GTGATTTTTCCGACCACCACGGCCTTCTACGCCGCGATTCTGGGCCTGATCTATGCCGGACTGACCGGATGGGTGATCGCTGGCCGGCTCACCGGCAGCGTCCTGTTCGGCGATGGCGGGCAGGACGCGCTCCAGCGGCGCATCCGCTCGCACGGCAACTTCCAGGAATATGTGCCGCTGACCCTGCTGCTGATCGCACTCTACGAGGGGAGTGGCGGCTCCCATGGCTGGGTTCAGGGCCTGCTGATCGTGCTAGTGATCGCGCGCATCCTGCATCCGATCGGAATGTTCGCCCCCACGAACTCGCCGCGCCAGTTCGCCTGCCGGGGCGGCGGCATTCTCGCGACGCTGGCGATCATGACGGTCGCGGCGATCCTGCTGCTGCTGCGGGTGGGCTGA
- a CDS encoding AAA family ATPase, whose protein sequence is MSVGGKLIAVANMKGGVGKTTTVVMLAEALAADGARVLVVDLDPQASVSVCLAGDALLGEMIVHGRTLEAYLALKLITRHKPNLSARIQPGVSLTIHKNAPLALSLLPSGPHLRLVEREILYELTERKFSMHAIDEKLWKVFHDDFVPLAANYDYVFFDCAPGISPITEVAVRAADLVLVTSIPDFLSTYGLNAFVETVWRRTSRQASHIAPKSAPYVLVTRFQAQVRQHQRTLARLQAEARAEDAGFRLLETRIPQAAALADALVPADGAPPTFTAKYGAHVPNVLIPLVAEVKEILHGP, encoded by the coding sequence ATGTCGGTGGGCGGCAAGCTGATCGCGGTGGCGAACATGAAGGGCGGGGTCGGCAAGACCACCACCGTGGTCATGCTCGCCGAGGCGCTGGCCGCCGACGGGGCGCGGGTGCTCGTGGTCGATCTCGATCCGCAGGCGAGCGTATCGGTCTGCCTCGCGGGCGATGCGCTGCTCGGCGAGATGATCGTCCACGGGCGCACGCTGGAGGCCTATCTCGCCCTCAAGCTCATCACCCGCCACAAGCCGAATCTCTCCGCCCGTATCCAGCCCGGTGTGAGCCTGACCATCCACAAGAACGCGCCGCTCGCGCTCTCCCTTCTGCCGTCCGGCCCGCATCTGCGGCTCGTGGAGCGGGAGATTCTTTACGAACTGACGGAGCGGAAATTCTCGATGCACGCCATCGACGAGAAGCTGTGGAAGGTCTTTCACGACGACTTCGTGCCGCTGGCGGCGAACTACGACTACGTCTTCTTCGATTGCGCGCCGGGTATCTCGCCGATCACCGAGGTGGCGGTGCGCGCGGCCGACCTCGTCCTCGTCACCTCGATACCGGACTTTCTCTCGACCTACGGGCTCAACGCCTTCGTCGAGACGGTCTGGCGGCGCACCAGCCGGCAGGCGAGCCATATCGCCCCGAAGAGCGCACCCTACGTCCTCGTCACCCGCTTCCAGGCCCAGGTGCGCCAGCATCAGCGAACCCTGGCGCGGCTCCAGGCGGAGGCGCGGGCCGAGGATGCCGGCTTCCGTTTGCTCGAAACCCGCATTCCTCAGGCGGCGGCGCTCGCCGACGCGCTGGTCCCGGCCGACGGGGCGCCCCCGACTTTCACCGCCAAGTATGGCGCCCATGTCCCCAACGTGCTGATCCCGCTGGTCGCGGAAGTGAAGGAAATCCTCCATGGCCCTTGA
- the groL gene encoding chaperonin GroEL (60 kDa chaperone family; promotes refolding of misfolded polypeptides especially under stressful conditions; forms two stacked rings of heptamers to form a barrel-shaped 14mer; ends can be capped by GroES; misfolded proteins enter the barrel where they are refolded when GroES binds) produces MAAKDVRFSADARDKMLRGVDILADAVKVTLGPKGRNVVIEKSFGAPRITKDGVTVAKEIELADRFENMGAQMVREVASKTNDIAGDGTTTATVLAQAIVREGAKYVAAGINPMDLKRGIDLATAAAVKDITARAKKVASSEEVAQVGTISANGDKEIGEMIAHAMQKVGNEGVITVEEAKTAETELDVVEGMQFDRGYLSPYFVTNAEKMVAELEDPYILIHEKKLSSLQPMLPVLEAVVQTGKPLVIIAEDIEGEALATLVVNKLRGGLKVAAVKAPGFGDRRKAMLEDIAILTKGQTISEDLGIKLENVALPMLGRAKRVRIEKETTTIIDGLGEKADIEARVGQIKAQIEETTSDYDREKLQERLAKLAGGVAVIRVGGATEVEVKEKKDRVDDALNATRAAVEEGIVPGGGVALLLAKKAVAQLKSDIPDVQAGIKIVLKALEAPIRQIASNAGVEGSIVVGKITDNGGETFGFNAQTEEYVDMIQAGIVDPAKVVRTALQDAASVAGLLVTTEAMVADAPKKDSGAPAMPGGGGMGGMDF; encoded by the coding sequence ATGGCAGCGAAAGACGTACGTTTCTCCGCCGATGCTCGCGACAAGATGCTGCGCGGCGTCGACATCCTCGCGGATGCCGTCAAGGTGACGCTGGGCCCGAAGGGCCGCAACGTCGTGATCGAGAAGAGCTTCGGCGCGCCGCGCATCACCAAGGACGGCGTCACCGTCGCCAAGGAGATCGAGCTCGCCGACCGCTTCGAGAACATGGGCGCACAGATGGTGCGCGAAGTGGCTTCGAAGACCAACGACATCGCCGGTGACGGCACCACCACCGCGACCGTGCTGGCCCAGGCCATCGTCCGCGAGGGCGCCAAGTACGTGGCCGCCGGCATCAACCCGATGGACCTGAAGCGCGGCATCGACCTCGCCACGGCCGCCGCGGTGAAGGACATCACCGCCCGCGCCAAGAAGGTCGCCTCCTCCGAAGAGGTCGCCCAGGTCGGAACGATCTCCGCCAATGGCGACAAGGAGATCGGCGAGATGATCGCCCACGCCATGCAGAAGGTGGGCAACGAGGGCGTCATCACCGTCGAGGAGGCCAAGACCGCCGAGACCGAGCTCGACGTCGTCGAGGGCATGCAGTTCGACCGCGGCTACCTCTCGCCGTACTTCGTGACCAACGCCGAGAAGATGGTCGCCGAACTCGAGGATCCCTACATCCTCATCCACGAGAAGAAGCTCTCCTCGCTGCAGCCGATGCTGCCGGTGCTCGAGGCCGTGGTGCAGACCGGCAAGCCGCTCGTCATCATCGCCGAGGACATCGAGGGCGAGGCGCTGGCCACCCTCGTCGTGAACAAGCTGCGCGGCGGCCTGAAGGTCGCGGCCGTGAAGGCTCCGGGCTTCGGCGATCGCCGCAAGGCGATGCTCGAGGACATCGCGATCCTCACCAAGGGCCAGACCATCTCCGAGGATCTCGGCATCAAGCTCGAGAACGTCGCCCTGCCGATGCTCGGCCGCGCCAAGCGCGTCCGCATCGAGAAGGAGACCACCACGATCATCGACGGTCTCGGCGAGAAGGCCGACATCGAGGCCCGCGTCGGCCAGATCAAGGCGCAGATCGAGGAGACCACCTCGGACTACGACCGCGAGAAGCTCCAGGAGCGTCTGGCCAAGCTCGCGGGCGGCGTCGCGGTGATCCGCGTCGGCGGCGCGACCGAGGTCGAGGTCAAGGAGAAGAAGGACCGCGTGGACGACGCGCTCAACGCCACCCGCGCTGCGGTGGAAGAGGGCATCGTCCCCGGCGGCGGCGTCGCACTGCTGCTCGCCAAGAAGGCGGTCGCCCAGCTGAAGTCCGACATCCCGGATGTCCAGGCCGGCATCAAGATCGTCCTCAAGGCGCTCGAAGCCCCGATCCGTCAGATCGCCAGCAACGCGGGCGTCGAGGGCTCCATCGTCGTCGGCAAGATCACCGACAACGGCGGCGAGACCTTCGGCTTCAACGCGCAGACCGAAGAGTATGTCGACATGATCCAGGCCGGTATCGTCGACCCGGCCAAGGTCGTGCGCACCGCCCTTCAGGACGCGGCCTCGGTCGCCGGCCTGCTGGTGACCACGGAAGCCATGGTCGCCGACGCGCCGAAGAAGGACAGCGGCGCCCCGGCGATGCCGGGCGGCGGCGGCATGGGCGGCATGGACTTCTAA
- the groES gene encoding co-chaperone GroES, with protein MKFRPLHDRVVVRRIESEEKTKGGIIIPDTAKEKPQEGEIVAVGPGARDEQGRINALDVKVGDRVLFGKWSGTEVKIDGQDLLIMKESDIMGVVAL; from the coding sequence ATGAAGTTCCGTCCGCTGCACGACCGCGTCGTCGTCCGTCGCATCGAGAGCGAAGAGAAGACGAAAGGCGGCATCATCATCCCGGATACCGCCAAGGAGAAGCCGCAAGAGGGCGAGATCGTCGCCGTCGGCCCCGGCGCTCGTGACGAGCAAGGCCGCATCAACGCCCTCGACGTGAAGGTCGGTGACCGCGTGCTGTTCGGCAAGTGGTCCGGCACCGAGGTCAAGATCGACGGCCAGGATCTCCTCATCATGAAGGAATCCGACATCATGGGTGTCGTCGCCCTCTAA
- a CDS encoding magnesium transporter CorA family protein, which produces MMSLHGANGAVEHGGAGGGASLPDHAVWIDLNDPTAEEAAQVERKTGIRVPSRAALSEVESSSRLRRNRDGLSLSTPMVTFDRSDFSLKPLGFLLTADHLVTVRFHDMRAFAAVRKRVDEGDGDGSTSTGMFLLVVEELVDNLADLLEEMSSDLDTLSTRIFDFDSGARPGARKGDTTAPKRRDLALRRLLRSVGRHGKSLSKVRASLLGLGRIIVFAKSECGQTLKEGDAPRFDTLAQDIASLDEFETRLSETVQFLLDATLGLINIEQNNAFRVLTVVSVVGVPPTLVASLYGMNFKHMPELDWAYGYPYGLALIVISAIVPLLYFKARGWL; this is translated from the coding sequence ATGATGAGCCTTCATGGGGCCAACGGCGCGGTCGAGCACGGCGGCGCCGGAGGTGGCGCGAGCCTGCCCGATCACGCGGTCTGGATCGACCTGAACGATCCGACGGCCGAGGAGGCCGCGCAGGTCGAACGCAAGACGGGCATCCGCGTGCCATCGCGCGCGGCGCTGAGCGAGGTCGAGTCGTCGAGCCGCCTGCGCCGCAACCGCGACGGCCTCTCGCTCTCGACGCCGATGGTGACCTTCGACCGCTCCGATTTCAGCCTGAAGCCGCTCGGCTTCCTGCTCACCGCGGACCATCTCGTCACCGTGCGCTTCCACGACATGCGCGCCTTCGCGGCGGTCCGGAAGCGTGTGGACGAGGGTGACGGCGACGGCAGCACCAGCACGGGCATGTTCCTGCTCGTGGTCGAGGAACTGGTCGACAACCTCGCCGACCTTCTGGAGGAGATGTCGAGCGACCTCGATACGCTCTCCACCCGCATCTTCGATTTCGATTCGGGCGCCCGGCCGGGTGCCCGCAAGGGTGACACCACCGCGCCGAAGCGGCGCGACCTCGCGCTCCGCCGCCTGCTCCGTTCGGTCGGGCGCCACGGGAAGTCCCTGTCGAAGGTCCGCGCCAGCCTGCTCGGGCTCGGACGCATCATCGTCTTCGCCAAGAGCGAGTGCGGGCAGACCCTCAAGGAGGGCGACGCGCCGCGCTTCGACACGCTGGCGCAGGACATCGCCTCGCTGGACGAGTTCGAGACGCGACTCTCCGAAACCGTCCAGTTCCTGCTCGACGCGACGCTCGGGCTCATCAACATCGAGCAGAACAACGCCTTCCGGGTTCTCACCGTCGTGTCCGTGGTCGGCGTGCCGCCGACCCTGGTGGCCTCGCTCTACGGCATGAACTTCAAGCACATGCCCGAACTCGATTGGGCCTACGGCTACCCTTACGGCCTCGCCCTGATCGTGATCTCGGCGATCGTGCCGCTGCTCTATTTCAAGGCGAGGGGCTGGCTGTAA